The genomic DNA CGCCCTGGCCGATGCCAAGGGACTGATCCTGCAGGTGGGCTTTGTCGAGCGTTTTAATCCCGCGATAATCGCCCTGGGGGAGGTAATCGGAGCGCCGCTCTTTATCGAATCGCACCGGCTGCATCCCTTTTTCGAACGGGGTACAGATGTGGACGTTATTCTCGATCTGATGGTGCATGATCTCGATATAATTATCCATTTTGTAAATTCCCCGGTTACTTCCGTGGAAGCGGTCGGGGTTTCGGTACTGTCGGACAAGGTCGATATCGCCAACGCCCGGCTTACTTTTGCCTCGGGTTGTGTCGCCAACATAACCGCGAGCCGGGTAACGGGTAAACTGCTTCAGAAAACCCGTTTTTTCGGGGTTGAGGGATACCACGCGGTTGATTTCAGCAAACGGACGCTCGTCTCGCTGGGACGTAAGGTAGATGCCGGAGGAAAAATAGAAATTATCGAAAATCACGTTGAAATCAAGGCTATTGACCCTCTCGAAGAGGAAATCAAGGCTTTTGTCCGGGCGGTGGCGGAC from Syntrophales bacterium includes the following:
- a CDS encoding Gfo/Idh/MocA family oxidoreductase; translation: MKTKFNVHKTKFNVHKEIRIGVVGAGHLGRYHIQKYRQIPGCRLIGVADVLEQSARSAAEGCDCEIFTDYRKLVGKIDAVSIAVPTACHHEVASVFLAAGVDVLLEKPITTTLEEADELLALADAKGLILQVGFVERFNPAIIALGEVIGAPLFIESHRLHPFFERGTDVDVILDLMVHDLDIIIHFVNSPVTSVEAVGVSVLSDKVDIANARLTFASGCVANITASRVTGKLLQKTRFFGVEGYHAVDFSKRTLVSLGRKVDAGGKIEIIENHVEIKAIDPLEEEIKAFVRAVADRTTPPVSGKEGRDALALALRINDAIARSRKRSLMFTKLVPAFAGGLSAGEGQSTP